The Spea bombifrons isolate aSpeBom1 chromosome 4, aSpeBom1.2.pri, whole genome shotgun sequence genome segment gcactgtcataggatctcacctttgccacaagtcagtttgtgaatttTTTGCCCTCTGACGTATGCCCCAGTCCGCTGTGAGTGCTATTATTGTGTgtagtaataacaataactcagccacaaagcagtaGACCACTCACACACGCAGACAAAATCTGCTCCATTCTGGTCTCCTCACACATTCAACAATGGCGAATACAAGTCAAATGGATTAGGGAAGGGATTAGGGAAGTAATACTTAaacaatattacaatttaacccctgtaaATCAATGTAAACGTGCATCCTAATAATTGTCATAAAATTGGGGTCTAGCATCCGTTACAGAGGCCAgatccatattaatgcccatggtttacGAATGgggtgtccaacaagctcatataggtttTGTGATCAGGTGATTACATACTTTTGGTGATATATAGTGTACAAAGAGATAGCTTACATACAAATGAAAGCATTTGTTTATAAGAAATatgcttgtgtatatatataaaaaaaaatgtgttcattgTTCATtgatttttgaaagaaaatacatatgaattaatataacTAGATTAGTTTCAGTATCACATACTACTACCAGGTAGTGCCAAGATGTGTTCTGCAtttaatataatgatattgGAGAGTCAATTTATATGACTTTTGAGATTCCCCTACCAATACATGTCTTACCTCAGGGATGCTGATTGTACCACTTTCTTCAGACAACTCTTCACTTTGGCTCAGAATGACTTCACCGTTCACCAAATTGCTATCTGCCACTATGACAACTACTCGTCTAACCGCAGACTGGCCTACATCCTCCTTGCTGGGGATCAGCTCATCGATCAGATTATCTGCAGCCTCCAAAAATGTCATGGCCAGTTTTTCAGTGGTGTCCTTAATGTATGGGAATCACAGGAAAGgattaaataaattttttataaTGTAGTTCTCTGCATCACACATGTAACATTATTagctagagttttttttttatgagaaccccccccacacacatacaaacactaaatttgaggaaaaagaatcACCTGTTCAGCAGAGCTTTCTTCTGATGAATATTCTAGCGGTTTTGTTGATGTGTTTTCCATCGCTTCACTTTGTGTAAGGCAGCCCTGTGTGCCAGACTCATCACTTTCTTTACTTGTAGAAGAAACTAGTGGATGATTTGTGCCAGTCTCCATAGTCTCTTCTCCACCCTTTATGGAGACATCATATTCCTCTTTTGTTACACGCAAATGGACCTCTCCAGCTCTGTTCTCTACTTCGTGCTTGATAGGTATTTCTCCCAATGAGGTTTCAAATCTTGAATTAAGACAAGTCTCACAAGACTGTAAGTCTCTAGTCAAAGTTTCTGTCCATTCTGATGTTTGGTTTTGTAAAATGGGCTAAACAGAGGATGACaaaaatgttgtttacaccatATACTGCCATATACTGAGAAATATATGGTAATTTAATTTGTGTAAATTCTGGAAATCCACTTTAAAACTATTGTGAGCAGGGCTGAACTGGTGATcacgaggcagccctggcactttaaggtcaacGGCTGCCTGATGCCATTGGTGAGGccatatattgtgaaatattaataatgtcCTTGAAGTGTAAGGAACTATTTGATTTCTGTAGATTCATTTCATATCCTTGTACCAGGCCCATCTAAATAGATCAAATAGAATATAAAACGCCTCTATACTTACACATTCTAAAGTTGCATTCCCTGAAGTATATCGGTCTATCCTTGGTTCAGGGTTTAACTCCCTCGAGATTTCTCGGGTCCCCTGCACAGTGCTCATGGTAGAATTTGCACATCCTCTTCTAATTGCAGAATTCGGTACGCAATCATCCTCCATGCTTGAATGACATAATATATTAATCAGGACAGAacaatataatgtttatttatctTGTCAAAACCATTTGCCTTTATGGTTACCTTGCATTTTTCATGCTTCTTTTTTCTGCCCCTTCAAGTTTAAAGGAAGAAGGATGATTTCCCTCCTCTCTGTTGACAGTCCCTGGTTCAGCTTTCCTTTCTATTAATTGTGGGATATTCCCACCATCAGAAGCTTTCTTGGCCATCTCTGTTAATCTAGATTTAACTCTGGTAACTTCTTCTTTCAAAGTCATGAGGCTTCCAATGAGACTATGTGTAGCTTCCATGACAGTAGAAGACAAATGCTCAGAAGAGGTCTGTATGATAACAGACACATTGGTAAATATTGCAACCAACAACACATTTTATTCAAGTCTAGAATgctccaaaaataaaattaataaatatcaagCTAGCAAAGTTGACAGGTTAACTCTGAAAATCTACCTAGATATTTTAATTTACCATAAAATAGTTCATGAGTGAtctaaccttttgtttttcaagGAACACCTTTACACCGTTATCAATGTCTCTGGTTGGTGTTTTAACTGCTCTTTCTACTTCCTCCATTGAATTACAAGTGTTGTATTCCAGAGCCCCCTTTTCAGTCATATTAGTAGGATTATTTTCTTCATTCTCCTCTGTGTGACATTGGGCATTCTGTGGCATTATTTCCGTAGGCATCCTATCAGATATTTCAGCCCTCGAACTGTGGGATTGTAGTGCACCGCATGACGTGTCATCTTGTCCTTTATTGAAAACCTTCAAATCCTTTATAACTCCTgtcttttctgtttcttttacaCAAATCTGACAtaaattatagaaataaaataattatagaaaaaaatatataagactTAGTGTAGTCTGCATTACATAGCATATTaccataaacatattttaaaagtatCACAAACAACCCAAAGGCGACTCATCCGTATGTGTAAAAGTTTTCTTTTGGCACATTAAATAGGTCTAGTGCCAAAGCTTTGACTGTTATGTACTTACTGTCTCTTGGTGATTCTCTCCAGCTCTGTGCACATGGAGGTCTTTGAGACCTCTTCTCATACATGCCTGTTCCACTTTAACTTTCAATGACATTAGACCTGATATTAGGCTCTCTGTGGCTTCCATCACAGATGTGGCAAGCTCATCTTGGGACCCCTTAAAAAGCAATATGTGTGCGCAtcagtatatgtacatatagtCTAGAAGTATCTATCAATACCAAATTTCATAATTTTCAGTGTttaactataaataaataaaaaagcaactcATACAATACAGAGACCCATATGCCTAGATATGTTTTGTCATGTTTGGTTCCAACAAAGACCACTAAACCAAACACCaagtacattttgtttaattaatcaaCAAGGTCTTAGTACTGAAACCAGCATGATTGGTTTAATGCCGGTTGTCCATGAGCAGAATTGCAAAGTTAAAGTGGAAAATTATTAGCTCTACAAAATACATAGGGGAAGAAGTTGAATGAGCCAGTATATATCAATAGAGCAATTGGATTAGCAATTGGCGAGTGTAAAGGGTAGATACAATTACATACTAAGTTAGAATAGTCAGACTTTGTCATGGTCAAATAAAGACTAGCATTTGTGCGAGGTTTAGACCAAGAATGCAGAATGTCAGTGTGTACAAGTGCTCAAATGGTATTAACAATACCTAGCTAGCTGTACATTAACATAGAAAGGAAGGGACTTCAACagtaaatacagtttttttgcaaataactATGTACCAATTGTTTTAATGGCATGCTTAGTTAACAGTGGATAGCAAATACTGTACATTCCATGTCTCGGGAGCACAAATTATCTTAAAGTCATTAGATTAGGCTGAAAGATTAAGTACTTGTGAAATATACTCACTATTACCATAGGGCCCATGCATTGCCTATATATACTTCTGGATGCATCATATGGTGCTGAAAGAAGACTGCCTTTGCAAATCTCTTAGAAAACATGCACTTGTATTGTTAAATGGATTTTCCTTTTGGCATAATTCACAGTGTTAAATGCAATATCAACACACAAAAAGATTTACCTTATCGTTCATCATGCAGCTCATTTCATTCTCTGTACGCTCGGTACAGAGTAGGGTGGCATGTTCTGTTGTGCTATGTGCTATTACGTTGATTTCAGATGTTCCTTCCTCTGTGTGAGGTGCACGTTTTCCTATCTCCCCCTCTATCAAAGTATCGGCTCTTATTTCTCCCTCTTCCTGATTTTGTAGGTCCTTGTCTAATATATCTCCTGCCTTGTGTGCTTTGTGTGCAGTTACATCTCCACTTTGATTTTCgactttatgattattatttccagtTAAAAAATCGTCCTCACACTGATTTTGGGTTCTGTGACTTGTAACATATCCATCCTCTTTCTTTATCTTTTCAGATATCCCTATATGAATGTTATCTTCCTCCAAACCTAATTGACTACATCTAGCCTCTTTCCTTTTTAGACCATAAGTgacattttcttgttcttcatctacCTCTGTCCATTCTCTGTCTGTGGCAACCTGTTTGAGAAAAAAGACAAATCATAGcctgaggggtttaaatggacAATTTAAATAATGATCCCTGTTGGGTTCCATTGAACATCGCTCTATATTTATTGTCCCATTATCAAATGAGCTGCTAACATTTATGGTTGATTCACGGAAATTCTCTGACCCTTCATAATTACTTTGGGGACTTTCATATTGTAATACTTCAACCATTGTAATCTTAAATTATTATGCCATTTTAAAAGACTATTACAGCTAGGGGAGAACATGTAAGATTGCAAAACTATGGCATTCAACAATTGTCTGAGATGCTAAAGTGTACCCAAGAAAACATGCTCCTACGGTATTGACTGATCTCACCTTTGCCTTGAGGCATCTTAGTGCAAGGTGCTCCTCCGATGTGAAAGGCTGTAGTGCGTGTATGAGGTCTGAAATGGGATCTGGCCCTTGTGAGACGGAAGCACTACTTGGTGGCCCATTTTGCTGCATGTGCACCAGCTGTGAGTAGGGCACACAATAGATGTTTTGCAGTTACACAAGTTACAATTCATGGTGGAAATTGTTAAGTGATTAActttttccatatatttttaaaaagtcacTTTACATACATCACTTAACGTAAATAGTTAAGGTTGCTGCCTGTGTGCCTGCAACATGtcattacacacacaaaaaaacgttgtttttgtatttcagaTGCACCTATTGATCTCATATTAGCTTTAGACGCATCATCTTTCATATACTTTTATACATCTTCCATTCTTTGGGTTACTCATACATGTTACATATGGGTCAGTAAACACCTAAGTATACCAGAGTAAACAGTTTAACATGGAATGTTACTATTGGGGACCCAGACATCATATTAGCATAATGCCTTGGTATAAAGCAAACTGTCATGATTCACCTTATTGTCTGTAGAATGAGAAATAAACACCTGTCCCACCTCTTCGGCCAAGTGCTGAATATGATCCCTCAACTCAAGTTCCTGTTTAAGTTGCACCTGTGCAAGCAGTTGCACAGCACAATCTCCCCATGTCACAGCTCCACGTTCTTCCTGCAGACAGGACTTTGTCACAGCCATGGCAAGAAGAAATAGTTGTCTTAAAGGATTTCGAGTACCTGCAGGTAAAATAGCTACTTTCgatctagtatatatatatacacacacacataacacacaccaAATCTTTAGCAGTCTTAAAGTTGGGCACATATTGTGGGTATtatacaagaaaataacaccTAGGTATCATTCATTATTGGATTTGGAATTCAAAGACAGGTAATCCCTAAATTGTTCTTTAGGGAAGATGGCTCTTGCAGTGAACCATATTGGAGGACATTTGTAACAGTTGTAATTAcagcacattatatacataatcCCTGCCAAATTCAAAATACCCAATACTATTCTATTAGATATTTCAGAAACTAATGCGTAAGAACATCATActtatatgtgtgttagagaATTATACAACCTTCTTGTGTAGCCTCTAGTTGGCTGCTTGATTCACTACAGTGCAGGTTTGATGGAAGTTTTTGGAGTTCCTCATGGCTGCAGCTGTGCAGTAATTGAAATAAGAGATCTCTAACTTCTTCTTGATTCCTGAGCAGAGATTCCAGTTTGTTCTCCTGATTTAAGATGTAAGGGCAAACACCATTTGCTACAATCTACAGCTTTGGAAACTCAGATGCatgttttgaaaataaatctttatcATTTAGATAATGTGTAAAAATGTTCAGATAACTTCCTGTGGTAGTTGCACTTGGGTATAGACATTTTTGTCCTTGCTTGGACACTAAATCTAGTTGCATTGTCTATTGTGAAAGTAACTTTGACcccattatttaattaaattttccCTCTTCTAGATTTTAGGAAGTCCCAGAATTGAGCTTTATAAGTAAGCCCGAAAAGATCATTATTATAGTTCTCCCATAATCAAATGATGTTAGAAATAATGAAACCTTTACATTAGAATCAAAATCTCTATCCCTAAATGATTCAAAGTACTACTTACTATTCATATAACTACTTAAACTGTATGGCCTACTGCACAGGGACctcctttcctaatgtatttATACCTACTGTACACCAATCAAAATGTTGGTAGACCACTGTATTATAAAAGTAActatatattaacaatatacaaatagataaatatgtaacatgtggcctgtcatatccagccattggTCATGCTAACACCATTAAGCTGCCACTGGGGTTAAAATACCAAGGTTGCCTCAttatccccagtccagccctgctttCAATAAACCACATACCTGGTGTCATTCTTGTTAATATTTACTATGATTCTATAATAAATGAGCATCCATGAAAATGGTCAGTTAGAAttgctattttttaataaacagataTTTTGAACAAACTATTATTCTGTTTCTCCTATTGCTCTGGAGCAATTGTTTGTAAGAGGCTATTCTAGAGGCTATTCTAGAgaaaattattgaaaaaaaatccaatgacATTTGTTAAgtcaaaaacattttcattatacCTCCATAGAAGTCTTTTGTTTGAAACTTgacattttgtccattttggGCTTTGACCACTGGCCTGTAGTCAGTCGAATATGGGCGAGTTCTTCATGGCAAGATTCCAGAAAAACTGGACTTCTATCCCAGAACCTTTGGTTCAAGGTGAGATCAGATCAGTGGTGAATACTGAATACCACATTAGCTCtttatgtttaattaaaatattaatattcttaacattaatattaatatttcagcTTTCaattgaaaaacacaaaaaagtactCCTTTTCAGTACAAAAAGGTgcatttatgttaatgtgaaaAAAGTCATGTAAAAGTTCAACAAGGAACTTGCCATATGGTAATGTAATACTTGTGAGGAGTAAATGTGAACACCTGTGGCTGCAAACAACATTCAATTACCTCTCTGCCCAATATGGTTCTACCACAAGAACAGCAGCTCTGAAATTACATTCCATCCTCACTCTGATGGTCTGAGCACAAAGAAGGAGGTATTGGTATCCTTGAGAAGTGGGATCACTGAGGAGAAGAAAGAGTCCAAAttcttacaaaatgtaatttattactTTTGCCTTTTGTCTTTTTATAACCTGCTTACACTAACTTATACTTCTTCATCTACTGCAATAACTCCACAAATAATTTCCTACCTAGCTAGTTTTTTAGCTACAGggtgaaatatatttatcttaGGACCAATAATAATGCTATAGTCCAAACAACTTACATACTGAATAAGTGTTCCTCAATTATTCTAATTTTTGTGATATCCTCTTTTATGCTTCCATAGCTTATATTATTACACATGACCTTTCCATCTTCCTGGTCTGTTGACTCCTCCAACTAAATATTGCCTACATACAGCATCCTGTATAGGGTTATGCCAGACAAtgatttatagaaataaaattcaTAACTGAAACTGTAGCTGAGCATGTATGAAAGTAGGGTGGAGGTGTGGTGCATGCTTGGTTGCATATTCAATTGTGTCACCTTGTGACGTTTTTCTTCCCTAGTCCAATCTTGAACGAAAGGCTCCTAAAAGCCTCCACCCTAATCTCAGGTTGGGTCAACTATATTGCtctatattacattacatcCCTATTTAGCACTGTGGCTTTTAACTCTCATCAGAATGTCAAAGGTAGTGCTAAGTACATAATTAAATCATAAGCAAATGAGGAAAAAGTAAACTATTaagttttatttaacttttattcAATCTCCCCTTAAAATCTATACTGTATAAGCTACCTTGTGAATGCCACACAATGAGGTTTATTTAGGGATTTGACAACATAGTTTGCATGAGAGTTGTAGCTTCAACTCCCAGGCTActttttacattatgaagggccaaccccagagAGCTTGCATTCCAATAATAGCTTAGATGACaatatataaggcatatttacGTAAGATTCCTGTAAAGCTGGACTTGtgggccacaaacaggccacCATATATGATGGAGCACAGGCATCTCAATTACACATTTGTTAACGTCCTTGTTTTCAGATAGGGATACACATTCCTGGCCAGTTTGCAGCCCTTTAGGACTGGAGTTGTACAGTCCAGCTGCTATATCATCTTACTGAAGTTTTATCTCACCAAAACCTATTCCAGCATATTACTATTACACTGGCCAAAATGTCTCTACTTTCTGCATAGCTCACCCTCCTTACCCTTGTTTACTAGCCATGGGCAGAAATTTCCTTTCATCCTCTATTCTCTGCTGCAGTTCCTTTAGTCCTTGAATTGATGTCCAAGACTGTGCAGTATCTTCGGTGGAAGAGCTTGGAAAATCATCCCTAAAAATGAAACAGACATACTGCATCAGCCACATCTTTTACAATGCTCTGAAGCTGAGTAAAAGGAGATGTATATGTTGTAAATGATAGaccaatagaaaaataaaacaccttGCTATTTAATGTCCAAGAGTCTCTTGCCCCTTCTAGGAGTAGTAGCTATATTTGAAAGGACAATAGTAATTGTAGCAAAGAGGGCTTACATCACAGAGTTGCCTGACCTCAAACCCAATGGACCTTCTTCAGAGCCTGAAGCTCCCCTGTCACACAATGGTCTAAGAACTGATATGCTGATTTACTACACAAAGGACACAGCATTCTGCTTGCTGCCAGTAGAATCCTCACATAACCATTGGCTCACATGATATGTTTATTCTAGGAGTAAACATCTGGTTACTGTTCTCAGGCAAAACacaattcataaatcataatgacAGGGTATGATGCTTTCTTGACCCTTTCGTAAATCTAGTCGGGTTTCACCTGAAGTTGTGTGCTGCTCCTGGGAGCTGCGATAACACCAACTCACTGTTCCTCTCCATGCCAAACTCTGCCAGCATTCTGAGCTCCTGTAACCTCTGCCCTTTCTCCAAGCAGCTCAGGGAGGACCACGCTTGTAGCCCTGtgaatgataaaaaaacaccCATTGCAAGAAGGATGGACTGAGTTTGGAAGGAGTTACATGATACTTTTATGTTATTCTTTTTtggtacatacatacatagaagaCTTAGAAGTGCATAGCCAAGAATATGtgatatttatatgtttgttataaaaatgtgaACATTTCCAGGTAAATCTTTTCACTCAGAGATTAAATGGTAATTCATGCACAAGACGGAGCTACGTGTTAGAGTTAGTCACATAATAAGTGCTACATATTTAAACTCtacatgaccaaaagtatgtggacagcTATCCTAAAAAGATGCATAATATTTCACAATCTGGAAGTCTTGTGGATGATTCCGGGTTTGGCAGATGTCGGTAGAACTCTACCTACCGGAATGCATAGTATTtattgtaaagtttggtggagggggTATACTGTTCTGGGGcagtttttcagggtttggagtaggccccttagttccagcaAAGGGTAAAGCTATGgcagacaaaaatattttcgaaacttgtatgcttccaactcaAAGAGTTCCAGCAGGATTGTGTTCCTGACCATGaggcaagatccataaaaatatggtttgatgtgtTTGGTATGGATAAACTATAATGACCTACACGGAGCTCTGACCTTAATCACAATGAACACCTTTGAGAAGAATTGGAACTCCTATCCTGAGCCAAGACTTCTTGTCCAACAACAGTGGCttacctcacaaatgctcttttggctgaataggcacaaattcccacagaaacactccaaaatcttgtggaatggcttcccagaagagtggaagctgttataactccatattaatgcccatggttttggaatatgTATGAAAAATGTATGAAGGAGTATAGTTTGAATACATTTATGTAAATCTAATTTTCAGCTGGTGATCAGAGTTGGAATAACATGATAAAGTAGTTATTACATTTTAGCCTTAACATTCTTTGTAATTAGTCATCTACATCTTTGATTGTTAGGTTCACAATTTTAAAGGAATCAAACTAAACCTGCATTTAAAAACACCCCAAATGTTACAGGGAAATAAACTGAGGATTACATATAAAGTAGATTTGACTGTATGCCGTTACAGCGAGAGCTTACCATAGTGAGCTTGAAGCATATCATTGAACAGCTTCTCACGTAGAGTATAGTATTTGCGCTCTATTGCTTCAATAAGATCTTCCTCTGTTAGACAGTGACTGTTCTCTCCATTCACAATATCACTTGCAGCTCTCACCAGAGCATCTAGACCCATAGAGTCCCACCTAAGATTAAATGAATACATTGGCTGTTGACACTAAATACGTGTTAACTCCCAGTACCAACCTTTTATAAACCTGCATTCAcgttacatgtgtgtgtgtatgaaaatTCAACTTGAGAATGTAGAGAGATTTGGTGCTATACACAAGTCCGAAGTGTTCTCTGAGGTGCAACCAGTTGGTATTGTTTGTAAACTACAGCAGGAGACTTGAGTAAAATGTATtgtacacactatatatatatatatatatatatatatatatatatatatatatatataaatatggaagCAGACCCTAAATATTATATAGATTCACTTTTTAGGTTTGGGGTGCTGCATGTAAAAGCAAGAAATTAGGAATTAGagtacatattatttaaaaacacctGGAACACATCTGAAGCATAAATATTTAGGATTCCGTCACATTTTATGGCTATTGCttttgcttagcccgccaccaCGTCATAGTACTCAACCCAGTCTTATCTAATCCTAATGGGTAAATTGCTTACCATGACGCTGAGCCAGCGGGGTTacattgccttttaacccaatGAGACTTGCCTGCAATGTAAGCTGTCTGATTCACTGCTGGGTACATATACCCATAGATTCCATAACAAGAAACTGCTTCTCAGTGTTCTCAGAGTTCTAACGTGATATCAAAGCCATTTCCTCTTTAAACTTACTCTCTTTGCAGTCTCTGACTTTGCCTCTTTAGGTTTCCTTGGTACAGCAATCGTTGTTTGTCTTCCTTGGGATAAGAATGGATAATATCAATGTGAGGATTTGGAAgtgtaaatgaaaatgaaa includes the following:
- the LOC128491391 gene encoding uncharacterized protein LOC128491391; this encodes MAVTKSCLQEERGAVTWGDCAVQLLAQVQLKQELELRDHIQHLAEELVHMQQNGPPSSASVSQGPDPISDLIHALQPFTSEEHLALRCLKAKVATDREWTEVDEEQENVTYGLKRKEARCSQLGLEEDNIHIGISEKIKKEDGYVTSHRTQNQCEDDFLTGNNNHKVENQSGDVTAHKAHKAGDILDKDLQNQEEGEIRADTLIEGEIGKRAPHTEEGTSEINVIAHSTTEHATLLCTERTENEMSCMMNDKVNLFVC